The Vibrio echinoideorum genome includes a region encoding these proteins:
- a CDS encoding porin, whose amino-acid sequence MENKIFKRTLLGATVALLSTGVMAKEVGINSDFNVDVYGVAAISMVNYNTTDNGNNSDGFVVENESRIGFRAHKDMFDDVLITMQIESGYVDSTDWSHGGVSGGVLGFRDTFVGASGSWGNLRVGRVLTPLYEIVDWPFSNPGLGSVFDWGGINGHYDRQSNQVRYDSAKFGGFSFAASVGRDDNDNGGGAATRDANFVGASAKYSFEKITFMGAVESGTRVVAQTGGEYLIAQKEVKLADGTVVKAGDQYQSDVVAGYDDDTFAYIVGFEASLPAGFGFAAAFKGEELDNGIRKQTQDSYSIIGQYWNGPIGFKLGYAANLESELNGKKEANSDSNTISGQLMAVHNGFVPYLRVAGRTVGDADTDIVTRVGLEYGF is encoded by the coding sequence ATGGAAAACAAAATTTTCAAACGTACTCTACTAGGTGCAACGGTTGCACTTTTATCGACAGGCGTAATGGCGAAAGAAGTTGGTATTAACTCTGACTTCAACGTTGACGTATACGGTGTTGCAGCTATCTCAATGGTTAACTACAACACTACTGATAATGGCAACAATAGTGACGGCTTTGTTGTAGAGAACGAATCTCGTATCGGCTTCCGTGCACATAAAGATATGTTTGATGACGTATTAATCACAATGCAGATTGAATCTGGTTACGTAGATAGCACAGACTGGTCTCATGGTGGTGTTTCAGGCGGTGTGCTTGGTTTCCGTGATACGTTCGTTGGTGCTTCTGGTTCTTGGGGTAATCTACGTGTGGGTCGTGTTCTTACACCACTATACGAAATCGTCGATTGGCCATTCTCTAACCCGGGTCTAGGTTCTGTATTCGATTGGGGCGGCATCAACGGTCACTACGATCGTCAATCTAACCAAGTACGTTACGATTCAGCTAAATTTGGTGGTTTCTCTTTTGCAGCTTCTGTTGGTCGTGATGATAACGACAACGGTGGCGGTGCTGCGACTCGTGATGCTAACTTTGTTGGCGCAAGTGCTAAGTACAGCTTCGAAAAAATTACATTCATGGGTGCGGTAGAGTCTGGTACTCGTGTAGTTGCTCAAACTGGTGGTGAATACCTGATCGCTCAAAAAGAAGTTAAACTTGCTGACGGTACGGTTGTTAAAGCTGGTGACCAATATCAATCTGACGTAGTTGCTGGATACGATGATGATACATTTGCTTATATCGTTGGCTTCGAAGCGAGCCTGCCAGCAGGCTTCGGTTTTGCAGCTGCGTTTAAAGGCGAAGAGCTAGATAACGGCATCCGTAAGCAAACACAAGATTCTTACTCAATTATTGGTCAATACTGGAACGGTCCAATCGGCTTTAAACTGGGTTACGCAGCGAACTTAGAATCTGAACTTAACGGTAAGAAAGAAGCTAACTCAGATAGCAACACTATCTCTGGTCAGCTAATGGCTGTTCACAACGGTTTCGTACCTTACCTACGTGTAGCGGGTCGTACTGTTGGTGACGCTGATACAGATATCGTAACTCGCGTTGGTCTTGAGTACGGTTTCTAA
- a CDS encoding DUF2057 family protein, translated as MNKVSVVVLSLFLGACSSLDSQSNFADSVADVQPKGGYIQVTGQSYVAESKANVGADILKSSLYFTYNKEVTQNSAPESSIIMDVSYFQSYKEYETVSFFGKTLELEDRQVPRESCSEHCTKTQYIKFPLSEADIQQAREKNLEFTLDGQNSVMSTTFIVPKAYIDTIYNGANNHTAIAVAPVAVPVAAVVAEEPKASQAQEMVNYWYGQATKEEQSAVTDWAFKNRKNASPASIEGSKEIEMVSYWFNKLDSEEKSQTMIWLLEQE; from the coding sequence ATGAATAAAGTTAGTGTAGTTGTATTATCATTATTTTTGGGAGCTTGTAGTTCACTCGATTCACAAAGTAATTTTGCAGATTCAGTTGCAGATGTGCAGCCCAAAGGTGGTTATATTCAGGTAACTGGACAATCTTACGTTGCCGAAAGTAAAGCGAATGTAGGGGCGGACATCCTGAAATCGTCACTTTACTTTACGTACAACAAAGAAGTAACACAGAACTCAGCTCCAGAATCTTCAATTATCATGGATGTTAGCTACTTCCAGAGCTATAAAGAATACGAAACAGTGAGCTTTTTCGGTAAGACACTTGAGCTAGAAGACAGACAAGTTCCAAGAGAAAGCTGCAGCGAACACTGCACAAAGACTCAATATATTAAATTTCCATTAAGCGAAGCTGATATTCAGCAGGCAAGAGAAAAGAACTTAGAGTTTACGCTTGATGGACAAAACTCAGTAATGAGTACAACTTTCATTGTGCCGAAAGCGTATATCGACACGATCTACAATGGTGCGAATAATCATACTGCGATCGCGGTTGCTCCAGTCGCGGTACCTGTAGCAGCGGTTGTTGCTGAAGAACCCAAAGCTTCACAAGCTCAAGAGATGGTTAACTACTGGTATGGACAAGCGACAAAAGAAGAGCAGTCCGCAGTGACAGATTGGGCATTCAAAAATCGTAAGAACGCTTCTCCAGCATCAATTGAAGGCTCAAAAGAAATCGAGATGGTTTCATATTGGTTCAATAAGCTAGACAGTGAAGAAAAATCTCAAACTATGATTTGGCTGTTAGAGCAAGAGTAA